The DNA region cgttcatgaagaatgtgaaacgagttacTGTTGATCTGAATCAAGCAAGCTTAGCTTAATTTTCCGTGCGAAAATGAACTCGTAATCACGTTCATTTAGAAACTTGTCTTTTTTTCACAGTAGATTAAATGAGCTATTAGTTAGCCATTATTAAAccatcccctaatatgttttaCAGTATTTGAAATTTGGTAAaacaatctttttattagttattctaTTGTACGAATCTCAATCTACGGAACAATGATTTCAGTTTAAGACTTTATGtcaactttgctcatcatttcagattattctatttttaataatcaacgTATTGATTGATGTATTAAATACAACATACATAGTTGCACgggtaaaaaaaactaataataataataataagtgttgagtgttaactcttacagaattttttttaactccttTTTCATGGCATTACGCCAAATATCAATAACACAATTTCTTTCAACTCTCCTTTTTATGGCATTACGCCAAAGATCAATAACATAAACCTGGTTGCTAGATGCATAAAAAAAAAGCTCAAGTTGAATCTTTTCATAGATCAGGAGATAAATTAGGAATTAGAAAGATGGTCTCAACCAACATCACATTCTAATCTCCACATCTTTAGGAGAATTTTATTGATATTAACAATGGTTTCAACAatgaaaaatacaataaaaaaccTCTAAACCAAATACTTAGCTGTAGATTTCAGTGCACTGGTTTTACATGCACAGTTATAGCGTGTCAAATTGATCATCCCACCCACACGTACAGCGCTATAGACTTACCTCACAAGATGATTGATTGGTCACATCAATCAACAGAGAAAATATCACAAGAGCTCTTTTACACAGCCAATGTGTGCTAGTTATATatgataaaacaaaatcacactcAAATGATTTATTATCATTGTTTTCCAATTCTACCAACTGTAAAAGGTATATAGATGGTATaacatgtaaaataaaattaaaataataacttGTTTCATGACTACTAAGAACAACCACAAAAGTCTTgtcttatcccactaagtgaggtaGGCTAAGACGACGAACTCCCAAGATAGAATATAGATTTCAGCTTATTTCAATCCTTAAAAAGGGTGATCCATTTGTGCTGGATTCACTTTAAAAGGACTTATTCAACCTTAATTACAAAACCTCAAACTTACAacttaaatttgaaattcaaacaggGATATGTAATTATTGCACGGCAGCACATGAAATTCTCTAAACTCATCAAATTCTTCTTTGGTTCAATCAGCCAAACCCAGAAAACTCCTGGCACTACTTGGGGGATGGTCCTAACAAAAGTTTAACAAAAAAAGGCATGGatatataagaaagaaagaaagaaaacatgaaataaatcaattaatttaGCTCAATATGATTTAGGGTTTACCTTTAGGATCGATAGGATGGGTTGGAAAAGGAGTGTTGTCTGCATCAGCACAGAAGAAACAAAACCAGCCACAGAtatataagaaataaaaaaatgaaattaattaatttaactcTAAATATGATTTATAGGGTTTGTACCTTTCATCATCAGGGTCTCAACAACGAGGAATTCACGGGATACATAATTATTAAACACGTGACTAAAAGAGTCTCCAACCTCCTCAAGTTCTTCTTTGGTTCGATCAGCCAAACTTGGTAAATTCACACCATAATCAGTTGGGGGGTGGTCCAAATATAAAGCTTTCTGGAAATTTTTGAACCTCAACTCAAACTCTTCTGAGTCACGGTATTCCATTCCATAGGCTTTGCGCCAGATTTGGAAAGCTTCCTCGGCAGTAAATTTCATGGAAGCAGAAAGAGCTTCAACaattacaacaacaaaaacagacAAACCAGGCAAGatatataagaaagaaagaaaacatgaaattaattaattaattaaactcaAAATATGATTTAGGGTTTGTACAAGTTGGCCGTGGAAGGATAGCGTGTTTACTGAGTTCTTTGCTGGAGACAGAAGAATAAGAATCCGGCTCCCTAAAAGAGCTTCTGAACTGTGCAAATTCTTCTTCAGTTCGATCAGCATAGTGCGGATAATTCTTGCCATTACTTGAGGGTATGGGCTTATCAAGATTTTGCTTGAACACTTTATACCTACATTCTTCCTCCTCTCTGTCCTCGTAAACTTGTGCATACACACAGCACCAGATACTGAAAGCTGTTCTGGGGTCTAAATCAATTGCTGCATAAAACAAGAATTAAGCacagaagaaacaaaaacaGACAAACCAGGCAGGCAAGATATATAAGAAAAATAGAATATGATTTAGGGTTTAGTTTACTTTAGGATCGAAATCTACAACAAACAAGAATGCAGAAACAAAACCAAGCAAGATATAtaagaaagaaaacatgaaaatatGATTTAGGGACCGTTTGTACCGGAATCTTGTGACATTGGAACGGTAGTGTTGTCTTCTTCTCCTACTAAATCTTTCGATTTCGCAAAATCCATGTCATTCTCAACTGATCAACAGAAAACAAACAAGAAAACCATTGGAACGGGAACAAATCAAAAGATATATAAGAATGAAGATATGATTTAGGGACCGTTTGTACCGGAATCAGTGCTGTGTTCTTCTTCTCCTACTAAAACCTTGTCAACTTTGAATTTCTTTACCAGTGGAGCAAAATCCTTGTCATTCTCAACtaatcaaaagaaaacaagaaatcgattgtaattaaattagaggTTATGGTGCGTATCGTGCTTTGGTTTACGGTGATTTGTACCTGAATCGGAGGGGCTGGGAATGGAGGCGCGAGGCGTCGTCATCGTTgcggagaggagaggaagaatgAAACGGAATGGCAGAACGACCACGCTTGGTTCTTTTAAATCCTATTCCTTCTCAGTTAAGCCCAAACTTAAACACAAAAAAGCCCACTAGAAAAGAACAAGGGCTATTAGAGCCAAACTTGGGAGATCTGATCAGGGATTGATTGGGAAGGGAAAGTAATTACAGGATTTTGTTCTTCTCTAGGTCTCTGTAGCTCTGTCAAAGCGAAATTATGGGGAGTCCTCAGGCTAGTATCCTCAATCAGGCCATCAAAAATCATAGTGAAGATGGATTCTAAGATTGCTTGTGACCCTATCACTGTCAAATATCCCAGGGGCCATCCTTGGGTTGATCTAATTCGAGACATCCAATACTTAGAAGACCAAACTTGGGAGATCTCCTTCAAATGGATTTTGCCAAAATGGGACATTCCTCTCCTGAGAGTAACTTTGATCATAATCATATTCTTAGCTCTCTCTTTCCTATACTGAGAAATGATATTGTTCCTTGAGGTTCTTGTTCTTGATGGGCTTTTGCCctatttttatcaaaaaaagtATGGCCCAAAAACAGACCTGGCCCCACCCCATCCCTGACTTTGCATGTCCCTATAAATGGGCCCCCATGGAACTATTATACATTGTTTGGTgacgataatttttttttgcaaaacatcaggaaaaggaaaaatagggGTAGATATCTCATTTCTCATGTAAGTTCACGAATTTGAATCTTGTGTACACAAAAAGTTTTTATCAGGAGAGCTAGCCCGACTGAAATCATTGGCGTTGATGTTACCAGCTCTAATAGAATTACCTCTTATAGAAATGTGGATGTTAAAACTAAATATGACAAAAGtatgaaaagaataaaaaccTCCCTTGTGCAAAAACATGCTCTTTGCTTAGTTAGAAAACAAAACGAGACAAACAATAATATCTTCCatgattgaaaattgaaatgcaACTTGCTTAAATATCTTGAGGACAACACAAATTTAAGTATCTCATTAAAAACAATGCTGATCTCAATGCTTATTGAATAGAGTGCCAGGTTGAGATTTATATGGTTCCTAGGAAGTAAAACTCATAATTTAATGGATGATTGAATATTACATAAGTTTTAACCGATAAAAAGAGAGTGACGTGACAAATAGTAGGTTTCACCgcatttttttttacctttgcCCACCAGTCTTCACAGGGAAAGGGGGTCCACATAACTAATCTGGCTCAGGATACAGTAGTGATGTCCCtacaaatgtattattttttacctcagaggGCATTAAACCCGGGTCAGAAGCATATGCGAAATCACTTAAGGAAAagcacattcaccacttgtggTTTCCAAGGCATTCTTTGAAAACAAGAATAATCTCTTGCAAATACATTCATTTCATTACATAGATAAAAAGTTTTggttattaatttaattaaagaaAACTGAATTTGATCTTGATGATAAAATCAATTAACTATCCTAGAAGCTTAATAGTTTctataaatttaaattagaCAAATATATTTTACTATGATTATCATGACCGTCAATAATGTAACAAAAAATCATGATGGAAATAATAACTGACAACTGAACAACCAATTTATATCTTCGATGTGACTTTAACCGATCATAAGCAAAAGCTTGTTTTAAACCGTTTCATGCTTCCTATTCATATCTAAGCACTAAAATGATCCAGAACAGCCTTTCAACCTCTCTCTACATTCCTTATATCATAGAGCGGATACAATCTTTCTCTCTTACCCGCTGTTAGGTAGTTACTTTGCATTTACCCTCTTGCCCCTTCTAGAGTAAACCTTCATAGTCTTGGCCCCAGCTGTGTCATGATGGATTAATACATCACTTGGGCCTTTCATCTGCAAGTTGAGCCTCACAAATTAGAAATGAAACCGAAGCAATGCAATGCTCTGAgattagggatggcaatgggtcgggtagggtgcgggttttgccaaacccaaacccaaacccgaaatcaaaaacccacacccgcacccgcacccaaacccgaaatgggtggtgaacttaaacccacacccgaacccattgggtttcgggttcacccgacccgtacccacacccgcacacaaccACAAACAAACAGCTGAACCCGACCCGAAAAAGAACCCGAATTATAAAACCCGACCCGGTTGCAACCCGATCTAACCTTGAATAACATTACTTTCTTAGCAAATTTCATTGCTTTTTACAATCAAAATCACCTAAACATACACCTGCTTATTTATATATTTCATAGTGACTCCACAATATTGTCAAGCACTCAAGCTTATTAAGCTGCCCTTCAGCAACCAGAAGTGCAAAAGCACATTGTATGTAAATTCATTAGGCTGACAATTATTCTCCACCATTTTTTTGAAGAGCATGATGGCCCTTAGCAAGTGCCTCAATCATAGTATTATAAGCAATTAAAAAGACAACAACAGTCTTAATCTTCTCAATTACAAAATTCATGGGTCCTTAAACTTCTCAATTACATTTGAAAACCACAAGTAAAATAAAAGTGATAAACTCAACAATTTAAAGTCTTCAACATCAAGCATAAATCCAACACAAGGAAAAACTCAAAGCATACAATTAAAACAACAATCTTCAACAACACCCTCTTCCAAATTAAAACAACAGTTCTCAATAGCTCAATCCAATTATATAAAGTCCACAATCTTCAACATCAACCTGTTATATTCACGTTAAGCAGCTCATTAGTAATTTTTCTTAAAGCAACATTGAAACAAGTTATTGTAATCAAAGTTAACAATAATACTAACCGTGTTATGCATTAAAGCATAGATGCAGTAGCTATTAATCATCAAAACGGTAACTCAAACCATCTATTATTTCAGCTGTAATAAGaagtcaaaattaaataaaacatcGAAGCTTAACATTAATAACATATTCAAAGCAAATGAAGAATAAAATACCTTCGTCATCGGACTCCATTTCATTCAATACCGTAGCATATTCTTGTGCAACACTAGAATTCAAATTCCCTACAAATATCCCACATAGAGTACCAAAGAATGATTAGTTGACAATATATAAAcataatttgaaattaaatgatattgaattaaaattttaaatttttaccaTCACTCTCATTAGACCATAGCCAACTCCTAGCACACATCAAAGCCTCTACAGTAGTCCAATGAAGTCGACTTCGATGAGGGCTCAATATTCGACCACTAGTGCTGAATGCCGATTCTGAAGCTACTGAAGAGATAGGAATAGCTAACACATCTCTTGCAATTGTTTGAAGTGTTGGGTAAAGTCCTCCATTTGCCTTCCACCaatttaaaatatcaaaatcaggCGGTGCCTTCTTTAAGACTTTCTCTCCAAAATAATGATCTAACTCAGATTTAGTATTTGTAGAGCTAGCTTCTTCCTCCCTCTCAACATACGATTCCAATTCTTCCACCAAAGGGTCATCATGAACAACATTAGTATCAATCAATGGAGAGCTTTCAATAGAATTGTTTTTGCTTTGATAATCAGAGAGCAAATCATAACACAAATCTTGGATTCTTTTCACTTGTGCAACTGAGTTGTTAGCATACAACTTTACAAAATAGAACCGAAGCACTACCAACTTGTTCCTAGGATCCAGAACTGTAGCAACTCCCATGACATCATGTATCACACTCCAATAACTTTCAAATTTTTCCATCATCCTATTTGCCATCTCCTTAATCAATGTATTAGAGGAGCTCTGCCATCTAATTATTTCCAACTTAATCTTACAAATCTTGGGAAAATAAAGATTGGCAGTTGGATATTTGGTACCAGAAACCAACTCAGTTATATCATTAAACAATCCTAAACACCCACAAACATCCTTTGCAAATTGCCATTGTGAATTACTTGGCAAACAAGTGTATAGCTTTTCACGTTGAGCTAGCCGAACAAATACATCCTTATATGGTATGGCAGACTCAAGCATCTTAAATGTTGAGTTCCACCTAGTTGGAACATCATTTACTAAGCCTCTAGTACAATTAATTTTCAATTCTCTAGCTGTTTCTTCAAATTTTTCGTGCCTTTTTGGGGTACCATTCCAATACCCCACACTCTCCCGAATCTTTTCTACACCATCCTTCACCACTTGTAGGCCTTCTTTAACAATTAAGTTTAAGATATGCGCAGAACAACGCATATGCAATAAAGACCCATCCTTTATCAAAGACTCCAACTGCAACTTATTCTTAACAAGGTCAATCATTTTATCATTTGCAGCACAATTGTCTAAAGTGATTGTAGACAATTTTGAGTCAATGTTCCAGTCCATCAAACATTCGACAAGTACTTGACAAAGTCTTTCACTCGTGTGAGGGGCTGGAACATAAATGAACCTAAAATAACAAGGAACATAAATAACTAACttacatttaaaaattttatCATACAAAAACAGCTAGTAggataaaagaaatttaaactTTATTACCTCAAAATTCGACTTTGTAAAGTCCAAGTGCCATCAATGTAGTGAACTGTGACCGCCATGTAACCCTTTTTTTGGTTGCTTGCAGTCCACATGTCTGTGGTAATGGCCACTCTTCCTTCATGAGTGTCTAACATCTTCATAGTACATTGCCTCTCAATATCATAGATTTTCAAAATCTCCTTCTTGATAGTGTTTCGACTAGGAACTAAAAACAATGGTTGGAGAGAACCTAATATTCTCCTAAAACCAATATGATCCACTATTGATAGTGGATAATCATGCATGACAATTGCATTTGCAATCAACTTCTTTGTTTTCTCTGCATCATAATTTCCAAAGCCTATCTCTTGCTTGCCTTGGATGGCTTTAGGCATGATGAATGTTTGCCCTTTGTTATGGCCTCTCGTCTTAATCAACTTCTGAGTACACCTATTTGCATGACCACGCAAGTGAGTTGTTCCATACGTTGAATTGCCACTAAGATGTTTCTTGCACCACTTGCATACCGCCTTTACTTCCCCATTCACTTTAACCTTATCAAAATCATTCCATACCTCACTTTTTGGCTTCTTTGTTGGAGGTTGTGTTGAATCTGCAACATTTTGCCCATCATGAGTTGAATCATTTAGTGAGGGACCTTCAGGTGTAGGATTAGAAGATCCTTCCAGACTTGGTTCATACATGCTTTCTTGTGTAGGATTAGAAGTTCCTTCCGGAGTTGTGTTCACTTGATCCATTTTCCCTATAAcatcaataacaaaatcagaaaaagtaaacaacaatgtttgataaacaaacaaaaattaaacttatctcaatttaataatttaattatatagaATAGAAGGGATCCCAAGATAGAGTCATTCACAATTTTTAGCACTCAATTATTCTTAGAATGATAACTACTAGAAACAATCAAGTCTTTGAATATGTTAAAGCATTATGTGTCAAAAATTTAGCTAAGGGTTCAGCCGTGGTCAGGTTCAGCTAGTTATCAAAGGTCACTTTCTAATCATCACAATATTGGAATATATGAATTATGAAAGAAAGTCAGAAACAGAATTTGTAGCAGCAGtgtcatatttaatatgaatagATGACAAGTACATAAATAGATAATTGTCTTGAACTTGAGAATTTAAATGTTGGGAGTGGCTTAAGTTCCATTCAATATATATAAATGTATACATGAAAGGTACATTTGAATGACTATGGTAGGTACAAAAGTTCATTTAAGTCAAAGGGTGTTCCATCAAATTACTATTAAAGGTTTAAATTAGAAAAAAGTACCCAGAATGCTGGCCTTGTGTTTTATGCACTGAACTTGACTACCTATAGCTATTGGATTAGACCAGGTTTATATCTGTGTGGATAATCCTTCccataaagaagaagaaacaaaagaaaatttgCTTAGTTAGCTCCTGTGAGTACTTGGTGGAATAATAATgttctctttgttttttttagaatgaaatatatatataaagaagaTAAGATAACAGATACAAAGAGgctggaaaaaaaaacagcaacgAAACAAGGGTTAAAACAATGGAATGGACCAAGGAGATTAAACAGAGGTCATAATGGAATGGACCGAGGAGATCA from Lotus japonicus ecotype B-129 chromosome 2, LjGifu_v1.2 includes:
- the LOC130736888 gene encoding uncharacterized protein LOC130736888, whose amino-acid sequence is MTTPRASIPSPSDSVENDKDFAPLVKKFKVDKVLVGEEEHSTDSVENDMDFAKSKDLVGEEDNTTVPMSQDSAIDLDPRTAFSIWCCVYAQVYEDREEEECRYKVFKQNLDKPIPSSNGKNYPHYADRTEEEFAQFRSSFREPDSYSSVSSKELSKHAILPRPTSLSASMKFTAEEAFQIWRKAYGMEYRDSEEFELRFKNFQKALYLDHPPTDYGVNLPSLADRTKEELEEVGDSFSHVFNNYVSREFLVVETLMMKDNTPFPTHPIDPKGPSPK